The candidate division WOR-3 bacterium genome has a window encoding:
- a CDS encoding FAD:protein FMN transferase, protein MILEYNLFIIIKMKIKLFSRHIMVFICLILCCLSCAKKEFSYSKFLVGGLCEVKFYHHNEKEAKRIISEIDTELIRIDSLLNRFSEKSLITRLNKERKIQAPEDIVRLFLLSDSIARLTDGTFDISIAPLLELWGFYENNFKIPDTAEIERVKKLVDYSRIQIRGDSIILPQWLKVDLSGIAQGYAADRVADIIKGHGINSALINIGGEMVLLGRSSKNRPWRIGIRNPRGKGIIEVIEITNGALSTSGDYEKFFMVEGIRYPHIIDPRTGFPAMHFVSVTILAKSAAFADAIATAVAVMGPEKGMNFLDSLKIRGIMYYEENGELQRVETE, encoded by the coding sequence GTGATTTTGGAATACAATCTCTTCATTATTATCAAGATGAAGATAAAACTCTTTTCCCGGCACATAATGGTTTTCATCTGCTTAATCCTCTGCTGTTTAAGCTGCGCAAAGAAGGAATTCAGTTATTCAAAATTTCTCGTCGGCGGTCTCTGTGAAGTGAAATTCTACCACCATAATGAAAAAGAAGCAAAGCGGATTATTTCAGAAATCGATACGGAACTTATCAGAATAGATTCGTTGTTGAACCGCTTCTCGGAAAAAAGTTTAATCACCAGGTTGAATAAAGAGCGGAAAATCCAGGCGCCCGAAGACATTGTCCGACTTTTTTTGTTGAGCGATTCGATTGCACGATTAACCGATGGAACATTCGATATTTCAATCGCGCCTCTGCTTGAACTGTGGGGTTTTTATGAAAATAACTTCAAGATTCCGGATACCGCGGAGATCGAACGGGTAAAAAAACTCGTCGACTATTCGCGGATTCAGATAAGGGGTGACTCGATAATCCTTCCGCAGTGGCTGAAGGTCGATCTCAGCGGCATTGCCCAGGGGTATGCGGCAGATCGGGTTGCTGACATAATAAAAGGGCACGGTATAAATTCAGCACTCATAAACATCGGCGGAGAAATGGTCTTGCTCGGCAGATCGTCAAAGAACAGACCCTGGCGGATCGGAATCCGTAATCCCCGGGGCAAAGGGATAATCGAAGTGATTGAAATAACCAACGGAGCACTCTCCACTTCCGGAGACTATGAAAAATTCTTTATGGTGGAAGGCATCCGTTATCCCCATATCATCGACCCCAGAACAGGTTTTCCGGCAATGCACTTTGTCTCGGTCACGATCCTGGCAAAAAGTGCCGCCTTTGCCGATGCAATCGCAACGGCGGTGGCTGTTATGGGCCCGGAAAAAGGAATGAATTTTCTTGATTCTTTGAAAATTCGGGGTATAATGTACTATGAAGAAAACGGCGAACTCCAGAGGGTGGAAACAGAATGA
- the fba gene encoding class II fructose-1,6-bisphosphate aldolase, whose product MLVGLNEILPRARKKKYGVGAFNTTNLEITQAILTAAQAQNSPVIIATSEKAIKYAGMENISLMIRTMAEKIKIPVVLHLDHGKTFELIKECIKFGYTSVMIDASDLPFKENLQLTRRVVRYAHKRNVTVEAELGMLAGIEDDINIKREQAVYTSPQEAKLFAEESECDALAVAIGTSHGAYKFKGKPKLRIDILKKIARQVKIPLVLHGASAVKARWINRVNRFGGALKRTRGVPDDLIKQAIKNGISKINTDTDLRIAFTAGVREFLKNNPDVFDPRKIIGRGREAVIRVVTERIILFGSKNKG is encoded by the coding sequence ATGCTGGTTGGTCTGAATGAAATCTTACCCCGGGCGCGTAAAAAGAAATATGGTGTGGGTGCCTTCAATACCACGAACCTTGAAATAACCCAGGCAATACTTACGGCAGCCCAGGCCCAGAACTCACCCGTCATTATCGCGACAAGCGAAAAGGCGATAAAATACGCTGGAATGGAAAATATTTCCCTGATGATACGGACAATGGCGGAAAAGATTAAAATCCCGGTCGTTCTCCATCTCGACCACGGCAAAACTTTTGAGCTTATTAAAGAGTGTATTAAGTTCGGCTACACCTCGGTGATGATCGACGCCTCTGACTTACCTTTTAAAGAGAATCTACAACTCACCCGACGAGTCGTCCGCTATGCGCATAAAAGAAACGTAACCGTGGAAGCAGAACTCGGAATGCTCGCCGGAATCGAGGACGACATCAATATCAAAAGAGAACAGGCTGTTTACACTTCTCCGCAGGAAGCAAAACTCTTTGCAGAAGAATCTGAATGCGACGCCCTGGCGGTTGCGATCGGAACATCTCACGGCGCATACAAGTTCAAAGGGAAACCCAAACTACGTATTGATATCCTGAAAAAGATCGCCCGGCAGGTGAAAATTCCCCTTGTGCTGCACGGTGCTTCAGCGGTAAAAGCCCGCTGGATTAATCGGGTAAACAGATTCGGCGGTGCACTTAAAAGAACCAGGGGCGTGCCGGATGATTTAATAAAACAGGCGATCAAAAACGGGATATCAAAGATCAACACCGATACCGACCTGCGGATTGCCTTTACCGCCGGAGTCAGGGAATTTCTGAAAAACAATCCCGATGTCTTCGACCCCAGAAAAATCATCGGCAGAGGACGGGAGGCAGTGATTCGGGTCGTTACAGAACGGATAATTCTCTTCGGCTCCAAAAATAAAGGGTGA